From Candidatus Polarisedimenticolaceae bacterium, one genomic window encodes:
- a CDS encoding acyl-CoA carboxylase subunit beta — MSDMEAHLQRLREKKATSHGSTKDAAVQHGKGRATARERVAMLCDPGTFEEIDTLVTPRYESYLGGKGSRPGDGVVTGFGLVHGRHVCVAAQDATVMGGSLGEMHAAKIVKAMKMALQYGCPFVALNDSGGARIQEGVDSLAGYAKIFDANCEASGVIPQISAILGPCAGGAVYSPALTDFVFMTDNSYMYITGPDVVRAVMQEEVSHDDLGGGMVHATQSGVSHFLATDDRECLASVRELLSYLPANHRDDPPYVKPIDDPDRRCPELEQIVPVDPQKPYDVREVIASLVDDGRFLEVHALWAQNIVVGFARLNGWVVGLVANQPKVLAGCIDIKASIKAARFIRTCDAFNVPVVTLQDVPGFLPGKDQEYGGIIRNGARMIFAYSEATVPKLMVILRKSYGGAYCVMSSKGLRGDLLYAWPNAEIAVMGAEGAVNILFRSELNDAPDPDARRRELVEDYERRFNHPYVAAARGLIDDVIEPRDTRKVLVRALELTLSKREGHVSRKHGISPM, encoded by the coding sequence ATGTCCGACATGGAAGCCCACCTGCAGCGCCTTCGCGAGAAGAAGGCGACCTCCCACGGCTCGACGAAGGACGCGGCGGTCCAGCACGGCAAGGGGCGCGCGACGGCCCGGGAACGGGTCGCGATGTTGTGTGATCCCGGGACCTTCGAGGAGATCGACACCCTCGTCACCCCGAGGTACGAGAGTTACCTCGGAGGCAAGGGGTCGCGGCCCGGCGACGGCGTCGTCACCGGCTTCGGGCTCGTCCACGGGCGCCACGTCTGCGTCGCGGCGCAGGACGCGACCGTCATGGGGGGCTCGCTCGGCGAGATGCACGCCGCCAAGATCGTCAAGGCGATGAAGATGGCCCTCCAGTACGGCTGCCCGTTCGTCGCGCTCAACGACTCCGGGGGCGCGCGCATCCAGGAGGGGGTGGACAGCCTCGCGGGGTACGCGAAGATCTTCGACGCAAACTGCGAAGCGTCGGGGGTGATCCCGCAGATCTCCGCGATCCTGGGACCGTGCGCGGGGGGGGCCGTCTACTCCCCCGCCCTCACCGACTTCGTCTTCATGACCGACAACTCGTACATGTACATCACCGGCCCCGACGTCGTGCGCGCGGTGATGCAGGAGGAGGTCAGCCACGACGACCTCGGCGGCGGGATGGTGCACGCGACGCAGAGCGGGGTGAGCCATTTCCTCGCGACCGACGACCGCGAGTGCCTGGCCTCCGTGCGCGAGCTGCTCAGCTACCTCCCCGCCAACCACCGCGACGACCCGCCGTACGTCAAGCCGATCGACGACCCCGACCGGCGGTGCCCCGAGCTCGAGCAGATCGTCCCCGTCGATCCGCAGAAACCGTACGACGTCCGGGAGGTGATCGCGAGCCTCGTGGACGACGGGCGTTTCCTCGAGGTCCACGCGTTGTGGGCGCAGAACATCGTCGTCGGCTTCGCGAGGCTCAACGGCTGGGTCGTCGGGCTCGTCGCGAACCAGCCGAAGGTCCTCGCCGGATGCATCGACATCAAGGCGTCGATCAAGGCGGCCCGGTTCATCCGGACGTGCGACGCCTTCAACGTCCCCGTCGTCACCCTGCAGGACGTCCCCGGGTTCCTGCCGGGGAAGGACCAGGAATACGGCGGGATCATCCGGAACGGCGCGCGGATGATCTTCGCCTACAGCGAGGCGACGGTCCCCAAGCTCATGGTGATCCTCCGCAAGAGCTACGGCGGGGCGTATTGCGTCATGAGCAGCAAGGGGCTGCGCGGCGATCTCCTCTACGCGTGGCCCAACGCCGAGATCGCGGTGATGGGGGCGGAGGGGGCCGTCAACATCCTGTTCCGCTCCGAGCTGAACGACGCGCCCGACCCCGACGCGCGGCGCCGGGAGCTCGTCGAGGACTACGAGCGGCGATTCAACCACCCCTACGTCGCCGCCGCGCGCGGCCTCATCGACGACGTGATCGAGCCGCGCGACACGCGCAAGGTCCTCGTGCGCGCCCTCGAGCTGACGCTGTCCAAGCGGGAGGGTCACGTCTCCCGGAAACACGGCATCTCGCCGATGTGA
- a CDS encoding MBL fold metallo-hydrolase, whose protein sequence is MLPSLALAASLVLLGTAGGPTPKKLRAAPSQAIVVGDRIYVVDAGNGVGRQMRLAGLPFTSLRHLFLTHHHSDHAADLVTLPLLAWAAGLETKVTIHGPRPLGHAVKAGLKANAFDVETRIVDEGRADLRDLVEVHELRGEGVVLKDDRVTVTAARVAHPPIREAFAYRFDGEGWSVVISGDTAPSENLVRLAKGAEVLVHEVLILDDDGIVAALGKPKGHPLVEHVLNSHTRYRDVGKIASDAGVKTLVLSHYVPGDAAFDREAVLAEIRKTYPGEVIFGEDLMALELPRTARAAGTQAP, encoded by the coding sequence GTGCTCCCGAGCCTCGCCCTCGCCGCCTCCCTCGTTCTCCTCGGCACCGCAGGCGGCCCGACCCCCAAGAAACTCCGCGCGGCGCCGTCGCAGGCGATCGTGGTCGGCGACCGGATCTACGTCGTGGACGCCGGGAACGGCGTCGGGCGCCAGATGCGCCTCGCGGGACTTCCCTTCACGAGCCTGCGCCACCTCTTCCTGACCCATCACCACTCGGATCACGCGGCGGATCTCGTCACCCTGCCGCTGCTCGCCTGGGCGGCGGGGCTCGAAACGAAGGTGACGATTCACGGCCCGCGACCGCTCGGGCACGCGGTGAAGGCGGGGCTGAAGGCGAACGCCTTCGACGTCGAGACGCGCATCGTGGACGAGGGACGGGCCGACCTGCGCGATCTGGTCGAGGTCCACGAGCTGCGCGGCGAAGGGGTCGTCCTGAAGGACGATCGGGTGACCGTGACCGCGGCGCGCGTCGCGCACCCGCCGATCCGGGAGGCGTTCGCGTACCGCTTCGACGGCGAAGGGTGGAGCGTCGTGATCTCCGGGGACACCGCGCCTTCGGAGAATCTCGTGCGCCTCGCGAAGGGCGCGGAGGTCCTCGTGCACGAGGTGCTGATCCTGGACGACGACGGGATCGTGGCGGCGCTGGGGAAACCGAAGGGGCACCCGCTCGTCGAACACGTCCTCAACAGCCACACGAGGTACCGCGACGTCGGGAAGATCGCGTCGGACGCCGGGGTGAAGACGCTCGTCCTCAGCCACTACGTCCCGGGGGACGCGGCGTTCGACCGCGAGGCGGTCCTCGCCGAGATCCGCAAGACCTACCCGGGCGAGGTGATCTTCGGCGAGGACCTGATGGCGCTCGAGCTGCCTAGGACGGCCAGAGCAGCCGGAACGCAAGCCCCGTGA
- a CDS encoding sensor histidine kinase KdpD: MADGRPDPEALLARVQQEEGSAGRGRLKVFFGAVAGVGKTYAMLQAAHERLEEGIDVVVGYVETHGRAETDALLVGLPEIPPHRVPYRDRILREFDLDGALARKPGLILVDELAHTNAPGSRHQRRFQDVEELLAAGIDVYTTLNVQHLESLNDLVAQVTGVAVRETVPDSIVESADEVELIDLPPDELLGRLRDGKVYVPEQAERAVANFFRKGNLIALRELALRCTADRVDAQMQVYRRAEGAERTWPIAEKLLVCISPSPSAARLVRAGRRLARRLRASWTVLFVEQPRHAALSKEDQAYADHALRLAEELGGETVTLTAHDAVEEIVAFARARNVSKIVVGKPARFWRWRELWSGSFVTRLARASGDIDVFIVHGDERGAPTRSSAVPAPVDWSGYARAVATTGGCTAVAAAGFPWLERSNLVMVYLLGVVVVATRWGRGPSLLASVLGVAAFDFFFIPPHFTFAVADAQYVVTFAVMAAVAAILSTLTARVKLQADVARARERRTGALYALSRELAGTRSLDTMIGAVRRHVEEVFDAATAVFLPGDRGMLEVRGEAPPSFARDAKEVAVASWVGGHGAPAGKGTDTLSGAEGLYLPLTGSRGVVGVLGVHAGAGRPPFTTDQRHLLDAFANQAALALERALLAREAHRNRLAAEGESLRNALLAAVSHDLRTPLAAISGAASSLAFSSDRLDAASSRELVLTIHEEADRMGRLANNLLDMGRLQGSRVALRREWQPLEEVVGAALHDLERQLREREVVLRLPDDLPLVPLDDVLVERVLVNLVENALRYTPPGTTIELGASAGADQVTVEVLDRGPGIPEGEESRIFEKFFRGENAPARQGVGLGLALARAIVEAHGGRIWAENRPGGGAAFRFTLPLTGEPPAAETAP; encoded by the coding sequence ATGGCCGACGGGAGACCTGACCCGGAAGCGCTCCTCGCTCGCGTGCAGCAGGAGGAAGGGTCGGCGGGGCGCGGCCGCCTCAAGGTCTTCTTCGGTGCCGTCGCGGGTGTCGGGAAGACCTACGCGATGCTCCAGGCGGCACACGAGCGGCTCGAGGAGGGGATCGACGTCGTCGTCGGCTACGTCGAGACCCACGGTCGCGCCGAGACCGACGCGCTGCTCGTCGGCCTTCCCGAGATTCCGCCGCACCGGGTCCCGTATCGCGACCGCATCCTCAGGGAGTTCGACCTCGACGGCGCCCTGGCGCGCAAGCCCGGGCTGATCCTCGTCGACGAGCTCGCGCACACCAACGCCCCGGGCTCCCGACACCAGCGTCGGTTCCAGGACGTCGAGGAGCTCCTCGCGGCGGGCATCGACGTCTACACGACGCTCAACGTCCAGCACCTCGAGAGCCTCAACGACCTCGTGGCGCAGGTGACGGGGGTCGCCGTCCGCGAAACGGTCCCCGACTCGATCGTCGAGTCCGCGGACGAGGTCGAGCTGATCGACCTCCCCCCCGACGAGCTCCTCGGTCGGTTGCGGGACGGCAAGGTCTACGTCCCGGAACAGGCCGAGCGCGCGGTCGCGAACTTCTTCCGGAAAGGAAACCTGATCGCGCTCCGGGAGCTGGCGCTTCGCTGCACGGCGGATCGCGTCGACGCGCAGATGCAGGTCTACCGGCGGGCCGAAGGGGCCGAGCGGACGTGGCCGATCGCCGAGAAGCTGCTGGTTTGCATCAGCCCGAGCCCCTCCGCCGCGCGCCTCGTCCGCGCGGGACGCAGGCTCGCCCGCCGGCTTCGCGCGTCGTGGACGGTGCTCTTCGTCGAGCAGCCGCGGCACGCGGCGTTGTCGAAGGAGGACCAGGCCTACGCCGACCATGCGCTGCGCCTCGCCGAGGAGCTGGGCGGCGAGACCGTGACGCTCACCGCCCACGACGCCGTCGAGGAGATCGTCGCCTTCGCCCGCGCGCGCAACGTCTCGAAGATCGTGGTGGGGAAACCCGCGCGCTTCTGGCGGTGGCGCGAGCTCTGGTCGGGCTCGTTCGTCACGCGCCTCGCCCGCGCGAGCGGAGACATCGACGTGTTCATCGTGCACGGCGACGAGCGCGGCGCCCCCACGAGGTCCTCGGCCGTGCCGGCCCCGGTGGACTGGAGCGGCTACGCCCGGGCGGTCGCGACGACCGGCGGCTGCACCGCGGTCGCGGCTGCGGGGTTCCCCTGGCTCGAGCGGTCGAACCTCGTGATGGTCTACCTGCTCGGCGTCGTCGTCGTGGCGACACGGTGGGGGCGCGGTCCTTCCCTGCTCGCCTCGGTCCTCGGCGTGGCGGCGTTCGACTTCTTCTTCATCCCTCCCCACTTCACGTTCGCCGTCGCCGACGCGCAATACGTGGTCACCTTCGCGGTGATGGCGGCGGTCGCGGCGATCCTCAGCACCCTCACGGCGCGGGTGAAGCTCCAGGCGGACGTCGCGCGGGCGCGCGAGCGTCGCACGGGGGCCCTCTACGCGCTCAGCCGCGAGCTGGCGGGGACGCGGAGCCTCGACACGATGATCGGGGCGGTGCGCCGTCACGTGGAGGAGGTCTTCGACGCGGCGACCGCCGTCTTCCTCCCCGGAGACCGCGGCATGCTCGAGGTGCGCGGCGAGGCGCCGCCGTCGTTTGCGAGGGACGCGAAGGAGGTCGCGGTGGCCTCCTGGGTCGGCGGGCACGGCGCCCCCGCGGGGAAGGGAACCGACACCCTCTCCGGGGCGGAAGGGCTCTACCTCCCGCTGACCGGGAGCCGGGGCGTCGTCGGCGTCCTCGGCGTGCACGCCGGGGCGGGCCGTCCGCCGTTCACGACCGACCAGCGCCACCTGCTCGACGCCTTCGCGAACCAGGCGGCGCTCGCCCTCGAGCGTGCCTTGCTCGCACGCGAGGCGCACCGGAACCGTCTCGCCGCCGAGGGGGAGAGCCTGCGAAACGCACTCCTCGCCGCCGTCTCGCACGACTTGCGCACGCCGCTCGCGGCGATCTCCGGCGCCGCGTCGAGCCTCGCCTTCAGCAGCGACCGGCTCGACGCCGCCTCGAGCCGCGAGCTCGTCCTGACCATCCACGAAGAGGCCGACCGGATGGGGCGCCTCGCGAACAACCTCCTCGACATGGGGCGGCTTCAGGGGAGCCGGGTCGCGCTGCGGCGGGAATGGCAGCCGCTCGAGGAGGTGGTCGGCGCCGCGTTGCACGACCTCGAGCGACAGCTCCGGGAGCGCGAGGTGGTCCTGCGTCTCCCCGACGACCTCCCGCTCGTTCCCCTCGACGACGTCCTCGTCGAGCGGGTGCTCGTGAACCTCGTCGAGAACGCCCTCCGCTACACCCCTCCGGGGACGACGATCGAGCTCGGCGCCTCCGCGGGGGCGGACCAGGTGACCGTCGAGGTCCTCGATCGCGGGCCGGGTATCCCGGAAGGCGAGGAATCCCGCATCTTCGAGAAGTTCTTCCGGGGCGAGAACGCCCCGGCGCGGCAGGGGGTCGGACTCGGCCTGGCGCTCGCCCGTGCGATCGTCGAGGCCCACGGCGGTCGGATCTGGGCGGAGAATCGGCCCGGCGGCGGTGCCGCGTTCCGCTTCACCCTCCCCCTCACGGGAGAGCCCCCGGCCGCGGAGACCGCCCCGTGA
- a CDS encoding TlpA disulfide reductase family protein, with translation MERFVALGEKGREHQKKGELLQAENAFRGQIAIFRGNAEPFVSVALVAAQREDKKVALEEIRNAVVRGFTDLQRVERSEAWTGMKKNEEFLWLQDMVPRLLEVERAWGGWDAFIAGTAPPNVAQLVAGRERQRAVVEASAPAFGPRLTRLWNRAIERSTAALLEAYVAQRPDAPDLREALGRLMTIYGSGPAMRWTSVPEVVAKRLGAVAKVTLEKFPESELRPGALVCSALARYGERDKKGVPTPEALASIRTSLGEIAEKFPDSPLALVAAEGLVRTEWAAGQPQRAAEILNAYRDPQALRASLGVLALRVGGLPEFKAAALDGATLSNAELAGKVVVVDFWATWCKPCVEQMDTLRKIETKHGEKVVVLGVNLDRGDELEADALRAWIAHEKAPGRHIRDGEGWESEIVRAFGVKEIPFSVVVAADGRVTAVNEEGKALEKAVAGAVRE, from the coding sequence GTGGAGCGCTTCGTCGCGCTGGGGGAGAAGGGGCGGGAGCACCAGAAGAAGGGCGAGCTCCTCCAGGCGGAGAACGCCTTCCGGGGCCAGATCGCGATCTTCCGCGGCAACGCCGAGCCGTTCGTCTCGGTCGCGCTCGTCGCGGCGCAGCGCGAGGACAAGAAGGTCGCGCTCGAGGAGATCCGGAACGCCGTCGTCCGGGGGTTCACCGACCTGCAGCGGGTCGAGCGGTCCGAAGCGTGGACCGGAATGAAGAAGAACGAGGAGTTCCTCTGGCTCCAGGACATGGTGCCCAGGCTCCTCGAGGTCGAGCGGGCGTGGGGCGGATGGGACGCCTTCATCGCGGGGACGGCACCACCGAACGTCGCCCAGCTCGTCGCCGGGCGCGAGCGCCAGCGGGCCGTCGTGGAGGCCTCCGCCCCGGCGTTCGGCCCGCGCCTCACGCGCCTGTGGAACCGCGCGATCGAGCGCTCGACCGCGGCGCTCCTCGAGGCCTACGTCGCGCAGCGTCCCGACGCCCCCGATCTCCGCGAGGCGCTCGGGCGCCTGATGACGATCTACGGAAGCGGTCCCGCGATGCGCTGGACCTCGGTTCCGGAGGTCGTGGCGAAGCGGCTCGGCGCGGTCGCGAAGGTCACCTTGGAGAAGTTCCCGGAGTCGGAGCTGCGCCCCGGGGCGCTCGTGTGCTCGGCGCTCGCGCGATACGGCGAGCGCGACAAGAAGGGAGTTCCGACTCCCGAGGCGCTTGCGTCGATCCGGACGTCGCTCGGCGAGATCGCCGAAAAGTTCCCCGACTCGCCGCTGGCTCTCGTGGCGGCGGAGGGGCTCGTGCGGACGGAGTGGGCGGCCGGGCAGCCGCAGCGCGCGGCGGAGATCCTCAACGCGTATCGCGACCCGCAGGCGCTGCGGGCGTCGTTGGGCGTTCTCGCGCTGCGGGTCGGCGGGCTTCCCGAGTTCAAGGCGGCGGCCCTCGACGGGGCGACGCTTTCGAACGCGGAGCTCGCGGGGAAGGTCGTCGTCGTGGACTTCTGGGCGACGTGGTGCAAGCCCTGCGTCGAGCAGATGGACACGCTGCGGAAGATCGAGACGAAACACGGCGAGAAGGTCGTGGTGCTGGGCGTGAACCTCGATCGCGGCGACGAGCTCGAGGCCGACGCGCTTCGCGCGTGGATCGCCCACGAGAAGGCGCCGGGACGCCACATCCGCGACGGCGAGGGGTGGGAGTCCGAGATCGTCCGCGCGTTCGGCGTGAAGGAGATTCCCTTCAGTGTCGTCGTCGCAGCCGACGGGCGGGTCACCGCGGTCAACGAAGAGGGGAAGGCGTTGGAGAAGGCGGTGGCGGGGGCGGTGAGGGAGTAG
- a CDS encoding response regulator, with translation MTAPESTVLLVEDDPQIRRFLRAALPAHGYRLLEAENGEDGLVLAATRAPEIILLDLGLPDLDGLEVTKRIREWSPVPIVVLSARGLERDKVAALDAGADDYLTKPFGVEELLARLRVALRHAARVAGNAPGAVFRTGDLEVDLAAHRVCVEGKDVHLTPTEFKLLALLVRHAGKVVTQRQLLTEVWGPGAVGSPHYLRVQMHGLRHKLEAEPARPRYLVTEPGVGYRLKE, from the coding sequence GTGACCGCGCCGGAATCCACGGTGCTCCTGGTCGAGGACGACCCTCAGATCCGCCGCTTTCTGCGGGCGGCCCTTCCGGCGCACGGGTACCGCCTCCTGGAAGCCGAGAACGGAGAAGACGGCCTGGTGCTGGCGGCGACGCGCGCTCCCGAGATCATCCTGCTGGACCTCGGCCTTCCCGACCTCGACGGCCTCGAGGTCACGAAGCGGATCCGCGAGTGGTCTCCGGTGCCGATCGTCGTCCTGTCGGCCCGGGGGCTCGAGCGGGACAAGGTCGCCGCGCTGGATGCCGGGGCGGACGACTACCTCACGAAACCGTTCGGTGTCGAGGAGCTGCTGGCGCGCCTGCGGGTGGCCCTGCGCCACGCCGCGCGGGTCGCGGGCAACGCGCCCGGCGCGGTCTTCCGCACGGGGGATCTCGAGGTCGACCTCGCCGCGCACAGGGTCTGCGTGGAGGGGAAGGACGTCCACCTGACGCCGACCGAGTTCAAGCTGCTGGCGCTGCTCGTGCGCCACGCCGGGAAGGTCGTCACGCAACGCCAGCTCCTCACCGAGGTCTGGGGACCCGGCGCGGTGGGGAGCCCCCATTACCTGCGCGTCCAGATGCACGGCCTGCGGCACAAACTGGAGGCCGAGCCCGCCCGGCCGCGGTATCTGGTGACCGAGCCGGGGGTGGGTTACCGGCTGAAGGAGTGA
- a CDS encoding biotin/lipoyl-containing protein, with protein sequence MGKVTVRLDGQVFEVELPAHPPSGPTQTLVVDGEPVEVTVPEVGAAFDQLEWMIVDGRPLELVFEKDLRWVRCGNAMYPLEIRDAEATVTRPTSGDGRVKAPIPGQIVRVFVEPGQVVEPGQPLVVLEAMKMENEILAPRSGAVAALNVSPGQGVALGELLLEIE encoded by the coding sequence ATGGGCAAGGTCACCGTGAGGCTCGACGGGCAGGTCTTCGAGGTCGAGCTTCCCGCGCACCCGCCCTCCGGCCCGACCCAGACGCTCGTCGTCGACGGCGAGCCGGTCGAGGTCACGGTCCCCGAGGTCGGGGCGGCCTTCGACCAGCTCGAGTGGATGATCGTGGACGGGCGCCCGCTCGAGCTCGTCTTCGAGAAGGACCTCCGCTGGGTGCGCTGCGGGAACGCGATGTACCCGCTGGAGATCCGCGACGCCGAGGCGACGGTCACGCGACCGACCAGCGGCGACGGGCGGGTCAAGGCCCCGATCCCGGGGCAGATCGTCCGCGTCTTCGTCGAGCCGGGTCAGGTCGTCGAGCCGGGCCAACCGCTCGTCGTTCTCGAGGCGATGAAGATGGAGAACGAGATCCTCGCCCCGCGCAGCGGGGCCGTGGCCGCCCTCAACGTCTCCCCGGGGCAGGGGGTCGCGCTCGGGGAGCTCCTCCTGGAGATCGAGTAG
- a CDS encoding biotin carboxylase N-terminal domain-containing protein yields the protein MFRRILIANRGDIAARIGSTCRDLGIETVAVYEEEDRGSLHVRLADRCVALRSPRGFFDVEEVLRLARESEADAIHPGYGFLAENAEFVEACEAAGIAFVGPPADVVRAVHDRPGALARARAAGHATLEASPIASGPDASAALRREAARIGWPVAVKSVAGGRGRGERLARGPETFEEAFRRASAEARKIYGDDRMYVERAAVPAHILGVQVLSDEAGATIQLGEREGSVIFGNQKILEETPAPCLDDDARAELHAEAIAIAELFGLRGASTVEFLRHADGSTWFTEIKPRIQMPHPVTELVTHVDLVREQIRVAAGLPLSDATRRAVPHGHAIQCRVNAEDPRARFRPTPGRLRTVRMPSGPGVRVDTYVYAGCDVPARYDSVVAKIAVWGSDREHAIGRLRRALRHVEIVGTPTNLPLLQRIAWDDAFHEGRYDTELLAGPVDALARPGEGLRGLAAAAAFAWSRRNEAFDPVVPDRMRSGWNRSRRAKEV from the coding sequence TTGTTCCGACGCATCCTGATCGCCAATCGGGGGGACATCGCGGCGCGCATCGGGTCGACCTGCCGCGATCTCGGCATCGAGACCGTCGCGGTGTACGAGGAGGAGGACCGCGGGTCCCTCCACGTGCGCCTCGCCGACCGCTGCGTCGCCCTGCGCTCCCCGCGCGGCTTCTTCGACGTCGAGGAGGTCCTGCGCCTCGCGCGCGAGTCGGAGGCCGACGCGATCCACCCGGGGTACGGGTTCCTCGCCGAGAACGCGGAGTTCGTCGAGGCCTGCGAGGCGGCGGGGATCGCGTTCGTCGGCCCGCCGGCCGACGTCGTGCGCGCCGTGCACGACCGGCCGGGGGCGCTCGCCCGCGCCCGGGCGGCGGGACATGCGACCCTCGAGGCGTCCCCGATCGCGTCGGGGCCCGACGCGAGCGCTGCGCTGCGTCGCGAGGCCGCGCGGATCGGATGGCCCGTCGCCGTGAAGTCGGTCGCGGGCGGGCGCGGGCGCGGCGAGCGGCTCGCGCGGGGACCGGAGACCTTCGAGGAGGCGTTTCGACGCGCCAGCGCGGAGGCGCGGAAGATCTACGGCGACGACCGGATGTACGTCGAGCGCGCGGCGGTTCCCGCGCACATTCTCGGGGTGCAGGTGCTCTCCGACGAAGCCGGCGCGACGATCCAGCTCGGCGAGCGCGAGGGCTCGGTCATCTTCGGGAACCAGAAGATCCTCGAGGAAACGCCGGCGCCGTGCCTGGACGACGACGCGCGCGCGGAGCTCCACGCCGAGGCGATCGCGATCGCCGAGCTGTTCGGGCTTCGCGGCGCCTCGACGGTCGAGTTCCTCCGTCACGCCGACGGCTCGACGTGGTTCACCGAGATCAAGCCGCGCATCCAGATGCCCCATCCCGTCACCGAGCTCGTGACCCACGTCGACCTCGTGCGCGAGCAGATCCGCGTCGCGGCGGGGCTTCCCCTCTCCGACGCCACCCGACGCGCGGTGCCGCACGGCCACGCGATCCAGTGCCGGGTGAACGCCGAGGACCCTCGCGCCCGCTTCCGGCCGACCCCCGGACGGCTGCGCACCGTCCGGATGCCTTCGGGGCCGGGGGTCCGGGTGGACACCTACGTCTACGCCGGGTGCGACGTCCCGGCGCGGTACGACTCGGTCGTCGCCAAGATCGCGGTCTGGGGATCCGATCGCGAGCACGCGATCGGACGCCTGCGCCGCGCGCTGCGCCACGTCGAGATCGTGGGGACGCCGACGAACCTCCCGCTCCTGCAGCGGATCGCCTGGGACGACGCGTTCCACGAGGGGCGCTACGACACCGAGCTGCTCGCCGGACCGGTCGACGCGCTCGCGCGCCCCGGGGAAGGGCTGCGCGGGCTCGCGGCGGCGGCCGCCTTCGCGTGGTCGCGGCGCAACGAGGCGTTCGATCCCGTCGTTCCCGACCGGATGCGCTCGGGGTGGAATCGCTCCCGCCGCGCGAAGGAGGTCTGA